The sequence TCAACGACCGATTTGCCCTCCTGCTCCCGGACTTCCTCGGTATTGAATTCCTTTAGAACCACGCCGTTATCAATGAGGACGGCTTTATCAATTAGATGCTCGATGTCATTAATTTCATGCGTTGTAATAATCACACCACGGTCCTCAATGAGATGACTCGTAAAGACCTCGGCAATTTGCTCACGGCTGAAAATATCGATGCCTGAAAAGGGCTCATCCATTAGGATATAATCAACATCAAGCGAGAGACCCAACATCAAATTGACCTTGGCGGTATTTCCCTTTGACAGCTCAGAAATTCGGTCATTTTCATTTAGACGGAAAAATTGGAGCAGCTCATTGGCACGGAGCTGATTCCAGCCTCCGTAGAAGTCCTCCATAAATAGAAAAGCGTCACGTATTTTCATGGACGGAGGCATCGTGATGGTGTCCGGGATAAAGGTTATTTTTTCATAGCTTTCTTTGCGGATTTTCCCACCATCAATGAGGATCTCACCGCTATCGAATGGGGTAAGAGCCATGATGGCTTTCATTATTGTCGTTTTTCCTACACCATTGATTCCGATTAAACAGGTAATCTCACCCTTTTCGGCTGTGAAGGAAACGCCGTTCAATACGGTCTTTCTGCCAAACTTTTTCTTTACATTTTTCAGTTCTATCACGGAAATTCCCTCCCTATTGCTTCGGTTCCTTTTCATACTGATTCTTGACGAGGTTCAAGACCTCCGGTAAGGGGACATTAATCGAGCGAACGGAATGGATGAATGTATCCACCGCTTCTAATATCAGTTCCTCCCGAACCCTTGTCAGCAGCTGCTCATCCCTTGTAATCCGACTTGGCATATTTCCTTCTGTAAAAATCAATCCTTCTTCCTCCATTTCCTTGTACGCCCGCTGCGCCGTATTTGGATTAATCTTTAGTTGATTCGCCAGCTCTCGTCGTGATGGAATCTCCTGACCAGGTTCATAGCTACCTTTTGCGATTTGCTCTTTAAAATGGCGAATGACTTGCACATATACAGGATCTCGATTATTAAACTTTGCTTCCATAGACCCAACTCCTAAAATGTTCATCTTGTGTACTAAGTGGTTAATATAGTAAAAGCAAAAAAAGAATGCCTC comes from Bacillus tuaregi and encodes:
- a CDS encoding ABC transporter ATP-binding protein, which gives rise to MIELKNVKKKFGRKTVLNGVSFTAEKGEITCLIGINGVGKTTIMKAIMALTPFDSGEILIDGGKIRKESYEKITFIPDTITMPPSMKIRDAFLFMEDFYGGWNQLRANELLQFFRLNENDRISELSKGNTAKVNLMLGLSLDVDYILMDEPFSGIDIFSREQIAEVFTSHLIEDRGVIITTHEINDIEHLIDKAVLIDNGVVLKEFNTEEVREQEGKSVVDVMREVYRG
- a CDS encoding GntR family transcriptional regulator, whose protein sequence is MEAKFNNRDPVYVQVIRHFKEQIAKGSYEPGQEIPSRRELANQLKINPNTAQRAYKEMEEEGLIFTEGNMPSRITRDEQLLTRVREELILEAVDTFIHSVRSINVPLPEVLNLVKNQYEKEPKQ